From Drosophila virilis strain 15010-1051.87 chromosome X, Dvir_AGI_RSII-ME, whole genome shotgun sequence, the proteins below share one genomic window:
- the stas gene encoding transmembrane protein 41 homolog isoform X1: MSCKTENSAASSSSTSSSTSSGYGTSSVPLISDSSRTSEIADKMLNMRARGSANGKHKPPKQLQSQQQPPQQQQEVPQLEEQQQQQAQLQQQPQPQPPPVTPQKEAMSADERKATKKSLVIVVAIFVASLMTMFYVYAIFPELNASEKQHLKIPRDIQDAKMLAKVLDRYKDMYYFEVMFGVVVAYVFLQTFAIPGSLFLSILLGFLYKFPIALFLICFCSALGATLCYTLSNLVGRRLIRHFWPKKTSEWSRHVEEYRDSLFNYMLFLRMTPILPNWFINLASPVIGVPLHIFALGTFCGVAPPSVIAIQAGKTLQKMSSSSEAFSWTSMGVLTLCACASLLPGLLKNKFKKKKKKAA; encoded by the exons ATGTCTTGCAAAACGGAGAACAgcgctgccagcagcagcagcaccagcagcagcactagCAGCGGCTACGGCACCAGCAGCGTTCCACTTATCAGCGATAGCAGCCGCACCAGTG AAATTGCTGATAAGATGCTAAACATGCGTGCGCGGGGCTCCGCAAATGGCAAGCATAAACCACCGAAACAACTGcaatcgcagcagcagccgccgcagcagcagcaggaagtACCACAGCtggaagagcagcagcaacaacaagcacaactgcagcagcagccacagccacagccaccgCCAGTAACGCCACAAAAAGAGGCAATGTCTGCGGACGAGCGAAAAGCCACCAAGAAATCTCTAGTCATTGTCGTTGCGATATTCGTTGCCAGTTTGATGACCATGTTCTATGTCTATGCAATATTTCCCGAATTGAATGC CTCTGAGAAGCAACATTTGAAAATACCACGTGATATACAAGATGCTAAGATGCTCGCAAAGGTCCTGGATCGCTACAAGGACATGTATTATTTTGAAGTGATGTTCGGCGTTGTTGTCGCTTACGTATT CCTACAAACATTTGCCATTCCTGGTTCGTTATTCCTGTCGATCTTGCTTGGATTCTTATACAAATTCCCAATTGCATTGTTCCTAATTTGCTTCTGCTCGGCGCTGGGCGCCACGCTATGCTATACGCTCTCCAATTTGGTTGGACGCCGACTCATTCGACACTTTTGGCCAAAGAAAACCAGCGAATGGTCCAGACATGTGGAGGAATATCGTGACAGTCTCTTCAACTATATGCTATTCCTGCGCATGACACCGATCCTGCCCAATTGGTTCATCAATTTGGCTTCGCCGGTAATTGGTGTACCCCTGCACATATTTGCGCTGGGCACTTTTTGTGGAGTCGCACCGCCATCGGTGATTGCCATACAGGCGGGTAAAACCCTCCAGAAGATGAGCAGTTCAAGTGAAGCCTTCTCCTGGACCTCTATGGGTGTGTTAACACTATGCGCGTGCGCATCGCTGCTACCTGGactacttaaaaataaatttaagaagaagaagaagaaggcggCGTAA
- the corolla gene encoding early endosome antigen 1, which yields MSIENFPRVHSYIANLCASNKELHNLFAQFENALKEKLELGEARTKLQKDMQNLRIDLMLVRQAAVQMQEERKQFDKYASILDASYEHLLEMGNLLNDDKIKNMMRFAGLCKQNEAEVKLQNMEQLQKFDRECKMAMENRAIVKDFRKWQRLVHEAEEQYASIQREFAQMDRQRSIKIRRATQQRNKKIVALVQLSKQIAELETPVNEVDKRAGAMRGKKAPLVLQSALDFLSHYPEERRAKEQDMDVSAAPTLRSILVVNRRQEETERTSSPTKQVHFAPLPSPVHGNDMTEMMNDAEFDMIEPCSESSEMDSENMPTTDDLPERAIVQKVEMLPRLQFSDLNMGLSFKNLFPSTSTKPAEDCAVDQETEYEHSDKQLTSTMLAHEDSSDINDSNSLDFSNVNCDVNDDFFLNFSDGNDSQPTTNRLTYEL from the exons atgtCGATCGAGAATTTTCCGCGTGTGCACAGCTACATTGCGAATTTGTGCGCCTCGAATAAAGAATTGCATAATCTATTCGCCCAATTCGAGAATGCGCTCAAGGAGAAGCTGGAACTTGGCGAAGCAAGAACAA AGCTGCAGAAGGATATGCAAAATTTGCGCATCGATCTGATGCTGGTGCGTCAAGCGGCCGTCCAGATGCAGGAGGAACGCAAACAGTTCGACAAATATGCCAGCATTTTAGATGCCTCCTACGAGCATCTACTCGAAATGGGCAACCTGCTCAACGATGATAAAATTAAGAATATGATGCGCTTCGCCGGCTTATGCAAACAGAACGAGGCGGAGGTGAAGCTGCAAAACAtggagcagctgcaaaagTTCGACCGGGAGTGCAAAATGGCCATGGAGAATCGTGCAATTG TTAAGGATTTTCGTAAATGGCAGCGTTTGGTCCACGAAGCGGAAGAGCAATATGCGAGCATTCAGCGCGAATTCGCGCAAATGGATCGCCAGAGGAGCATCAAGATTAGGCGCGCCACACAGCAGCGCAACAAGAAGATTGTCGCCTTGGTGCAGCTAAGCAAGCAAATTGCCGAG CTTGAAACGCCCGTGAATGAAGTCGACAAGAGAGCCGGAGCTATGCGCGGCAAAAAGGCGCCGCTAGTCCTGCAGTCGGCATTGGACTTTCTCAGCCACTATCCAGAGGAGCGACGGGCCAAGGAGCAGGACATGGACGTGTCGGCGGCGCCAACATTGCGCTCCATTTTGGTGGTAAATCGCAGGCAGGAGGAGACGGAACGCACCTCGAGCCCCACCAAGCAAGTGCATTTTGCACCGCTGCCATCGCCAGTTCATGGCAACGACATGACCGAAATGATGAACGATGCCGAATTCGACATGATTGAACCATGCTCAGAGTCATCGGAGATGGACTCAGAAAATATGCCCACCACGGACGATTTGCCGGAACGCGCAATTGTCCAGAAAGTAGAAATGCTGCCGCGTCTGCAATTTTCTGATCTCAATATGGGCCTGAGCTTCAAGAACCTCTTCCCATCGACTAGCACCAAGCCAGCTGAAGATTGTGCTGTCGACCAGGAGACAGAATATGAACACAGCGACAAACAACTGACATCCACAATGCTGGCACATGAGGATAGCTCCGATATAAACGACTCCAATTCTTTAGACTTTTCGAATGTCAACTGCGACGTTAACGAcgatttctttttgaattttagcGACGGCAATGATTCGCAACCGACAACCAATCGCCTCACCTATGAGCTCTGA
- the stas gene encoding transmembrane protein 41 homolog isoform X2: MLAKVLDRYKDMYYFEVMFGVVVAYVFLQTFAIPGSLFLSILLGFLYKFPIALFLICFCSALGATLCYTLSNLVGRRLIRHFWPKKTSEWSRHVEEYRDSLFNYMLFLRMTPILPNWFINLASPVIGVPLHIFALGTFCGVAPPSVIAIQAGKTLQKMSSSSEAFSWTSMGVLTLCACASLLPGLLKNKFKKKKKKAA, translated from the exons ATGCTCGCAAAGGTCCTGGATCGCTACAAGGACATGTATTATTTTGAAGTGATGTTCGGCGTTGTTGTCGCTTACGTATT CCTACAAACATTTGCCATTCCTGGTTCGTTATTCCTGTCGATCTTGCTTGGATTCTTATACAAATTCCCAATTGCATTGTTCCTAATTTGCTTCTGCTCGGCGCTGGGCGCCACGCTATGCTATACGCTCTCCAATTTGGTTGGACGCCGACTCATTCGACACTTTTGGCCAAAGAAAACCAGCGAATGGTCCAGACATGTGGAGGAATATCGTGACAGTCTCTTCAACTATATGCTATTCCTGCGCATGACACCGATCCTGCCCAATTGGTTCATCAATTTGGCTTCGCCGGTAATTGGTGTACCCCTGCACATATTTGCGCTGGGCACTTTTTGTGGAGTCGCACCGCCATCGGTGATTGCCATACAGGCGGGTAAAACCCTCCAGAAGATGAGCAGTTCAAGTGAAGCCTTCTCCTGGACCTCTATGGGTGTGTTAACACTATGCGCGTGCGCATCGCTGCTACCTGGactacttaaaaataaatttaagaagaagaagaagaaggcggCGTAA